In the genome of Vespa crabro chromosome 1, iyVesCrab1.2, whole genome shotgun sequence, the window tctctctctttctctctctcgtcgtcgtcgtcatcgtcgtcgtcgtcgtcgtcgtcgtcatcgtcgtcgtcgtcgtcgtcatcgtcgttattatttttatcgttatagttTCTCGTAAAAAATAGTGACGTAATTAAGAACACGTATATAAACGATCTACGTGACATATAAAACGTGTTGGACAAACAACTTTTATCCTCGAAATTCGTACGTGTTTCTCTTTAATCATcttacactctctctctctctctctctctttatctctctctctccctctctctgtttcgctcgctcgctcgctcgctcaccctctcttcttttttgtttgctaAATACGCGCGCGTTTTCGATCGGTCCTTCGCGTTTGTGTGTATGCTGTGtgtattcctttttctctcttgctctctctttctctctctctctccatttctttttatctctatatgtgtgcgtgttttTTTCAACAGAGTGACCACGTGCGTGCCGTGAATATGTCGCATTCATCGTTGGTCTTTATTACTGTCGATCTACTACCCCTATGAATCAAGTGACACAtcggagataaaaaaaaaaagaggaagctggataatataaaaaagagatagatagataaagagagagggagagagagagagagagagaaagagagagagaggtagaaagaaagaaaaagagcgatagagagagagagagagagagaaaggatgacTAAATTCctaaaaatgtaaaaggaggaagagaaaaagagagagattggatCGAACACAACTGGTGtgacatttctttctctctctctctctctttctgtttctctctttctctcattcgttcGCGAGCCGTCGGTACGCGCAGTTATTCGGTGTTGCTGGCTGACTATAAAACCCGctttgctgttgctgttgctgccgCAGCCTCCATCGATGCTCTCTCTGccgtagttatatatatatatatatatatatatatatatatatatatatatatataaaatgtgttttatatgtatataaaatgtatatatatatacatataaaatatgcatatatattatatatatatatatatatatatatatacatattcacgTAAacgtgaatgaaaaaaaaggaaaaataataatgaaagtgtAGCCTTCTGTGTGCCTCgctatcgtcgtcgtcgtcatcgtcgtcatcatcgctgtcgtcgtcgtcgtcgtcgtcgtcgtcgtcgtcgtcgtcgtcgtcgtagtcgtttcTTTGTCATCTTCGTCTCATCATCGTCGTTGACCCtatcgtctcttttttttttcattatcaggGAACTTTTATTTCGCTAAAATCGTATAAAGGAGAACtgtaaagagaggaagaagaaaatattgtagagagagagagagagagagagagagagagagagagagagagagagagagagagagagagagagagggaaaaagagagagtgatagagaggGCAGATAGAAAGGAGCAAAAGAAAGGGGAGGAACGGGAGTGAATAAAgaatagacatatatatatgtagactaTGTATCCCAGGATAAAGGAGggcgacaaaaaaaaaaaagaataatatcaaagcCAAGGGCCACCAGTCAGCCTTTGATTCTCTTTTCACGTGACTCTCACCGGAACAAAAAGCTGCTATAGTagattctcttcttctcgttttttcttccacGGACTTGTTTGTACCACCCCctcaccaccactactactaccaccaccaccaccaccatcaccaccaccaccaccaacaccgCCACTACACCGTCTTATTGCTCTTTTACACGACCAACAAAcgctattcttcttattcttattcttgctcttattcttattcttattcttctggTCCACCTCGCTTTCGTAGCTTATTTACTTGTGTACTCACGTGTGCGCGCACGCGTATCCGTGTGCCACCacctaatctctctctctctctctctctctgtctttttctctgtctctttctctctcttttttctatttcatcccCTCTGGCCTCTCTTAAAGCTCGCCATCCTCTATTCCGCTCCTCCTAGTGCTCTTACGTCATCGGAGCTTCTCActctattaatttttcgttCTGTTGAAGCACGCATCGTGGCATGTGTCGAACGAAAAATTTcctatatataaaacgtttcTTGCCCTGATGACCGacaatctctttctatcatgaaaaaatgaaattctatTACATTCGATTTTTCTATCGTCCCTTCTgccattatttctttttttttgctacatTCTCTatcgcttttatttttttcgtagaCATGCACATAGGTAGAAAGGTATATCTCcaaattcaaaattataaactTATAAGGTTTAAGTTTTATAACGTTTGTTATGTTATTGGTTctgcttctttttcgttcttcttattaaatttgattCTCAAGGATTCGTAATATAGCAACCGTGTCATTTAAATCGATGCTGCGAGGTCGTCTGACGTATTGGGAAAAACGGCTGACAATGAGCTGGCAATAGAGAGTCTTACGCAGCCATTCGAACGAGGTCGATGGCGCGCACTTCCGATGGTATATGACGCTCGAAGGACACGtcgtcaatttcttttttctttctctctctttctccctatctcttctttatcttttgttttttttttttcagttccTAAAACTTTGAACGTGTCCTATGTATTACGCGATTTTACATTCACGCGACACGGACGTGTCCTTTCGTGTAGCTTATCAGTATATCTCTCGACCTTGTCAACTTCGATTTTTTGAGTCACGTGCATGTTTCTGTCGATTCGAAACGATCTATCGAAGTACGAtagatcatttatatatttttcaatagaaaatattttatttatttgtaatatttatttcctttgatattataatttctcacGAAAGATTCGATTAACAATTTAGGGATATTCCCTGTATTAAAAGGTTCCCTTTGTAGTAAAATAGCAATGTCGTTATCTACGTTTTCTCGAAGCAAGTAGATTGCACTATGCACCGATACTATCTATCACCATAAACACTATCACACTACCatgatttttaatcacaaataCACACGTAGCATTGGTATTTTTCTAGATGACATCAAAATTAGGATAACAGCttgcgaataaataaatattctattttattctaaatGCTTCTCTATCTCCTCCGAAGTCGGTCGATTCTTAGATAGGTTCTTCGCAACGTAGCCCTTACGAATCTCCTCTTTAAAGTAGTTAACAATCTATGACTTCTTAGATGCTAGATCGAAATATTCTCGCATTCGAAGGTCTAGTCTTTAGCCACAAGGTATCCTGGTACAAATGTTATCACACTTGTACCAACTACGAGATATAATGTGAGTATGTAATAAGCAAGGGTCAACAACATTTATTAAATCTCTTCATTTGttaatgggaaaaaaaaagatgagattGGATCATTCATCAATTCATCGACAAGATTTATCCTAGCAACTCGCTTgaatgtataaaagaaaaaaaaaaaaacaaatttgcaTCTCGCTTGCTATTATCTGTGTGTATCTGTCCACGTAGTTTGTTCGatgtacacgtatgtatgtatgtacatttttaTACGTACGAGCGTATAAGAATTAAAACTTTCGATCGAGCATgacacattttttttcatatcgattTTAAATGATCGTTTAATCGACTTTTAATAGACCATCAAACGGAAtataatacgtacatacattcgttcgttcgttcgttcgtagaaATGCAGTCGATATGTTCTTTAATATGACCAAGACGAATCGAAATCTTATCCTTGACTATTATTCCccttaatatttcaaatatttataacgatctaAGCGATACTAGAGTCATGTTATTTTTCCCACGACATGTCAATAATAAATCACTACGTTGTTTCGTTATGCGTTATGTTCCTCTTGGTTGTAATAAAAGTCTCGAGAATGAGCAgagtataaaatattcttcgtaCTATTCGATCACGGAgagtaaataaattgattttcattaattaatcatatgatcgaatgaaatttaagaacgatatttatttatcttgaaGAAAAATCTTGAGGAAAGTCGATataaaaattcgtttaaaGTTACCACAGCCATGATCATATAGAATCTCCGTAAAACTTTCGAGTAGTATGagggtagaaaaaaagaaaacaagaaatgcTTCATTTCGAAGTAGTAAAAAGTAGtcgtagataaaaaaaaaagatgcgaGGGACGCCGATAGCGGGCGGAGCTTCGTCACATTTCTTGCCTTTACAgagacaaaagagagagagaaagagagagagagagagagagagagagagagagaaacagacagagagtgagagagagagagagagagagagagagagagagagagagagagagagagagaaagcaggaACAGGACAAGGAAAAATAGCATAGAAGGATGACGAAAACAGTGTTCCTTcggtaataagaaataaaagaaaaggatattgGCTAAATATTTCTCTGATcgatatagagagaaataaaaaaaaaaaagagagaaaaaaaggactgactgcaaaagaaagaactgGAAAAGATTTATCAAAGGTGGATGCCGAAGGATGTACGCTGCAGCGGGTGGTGCAAGTATTGCAAGTCGGAGGAAGCAAAAGCGTCTGCAATTATATAAACGTGGGGCCGAAGGTGGTCCAGGAACGGCAAGAAGAATCAAGACAACTCTGACGAATCAAACGGTGATAAGGACAACAactacgacgacaacgaaCAAGTTCGCTcatcagcatcagcatcagcatcagcaccaccaccaccaccaccaccaccaccatcatcatcaacaccaacaccaacaccaccaccaccaccaccaacacgTTGTCCAATCACCCTTCGCGGCACAAGCACCACAATCATCCCAATTCCATACGGGCATCGATCGACAGCAGCGTTCTCGCGTCGAGAAGTGCCAACAACTAGCACCTGTCTCGCCCATTCAATTCCCCATATCGCCGCCACCGCTCTCACTGGAATCATCGGGTTCGGTCACCTGCGCTACTAACAAGCCTAACAGCTTCCCTTTTCCGCCACCCTCGATCCTCGATCTAAGAATCTCGCCTACTTCCACGCCGGAGCTACAGGTGGGTAAAATCCTCCAAGAGCTACTACTATTTTCGTCGAAGGCTCTCCCTCCTAGTTGCCTTGGACGACCGAGCAAATGCTCCTTCTCCGTCTCCCCCCGTTGTACCTCTACCTCTAATTTTATTCCCTCGTTCTTCCATCACTTCGAAACGCTAGAGCTATCGTAGCACGGTAATAatataggaatatatatacatattatatagatatatatatatacacatatagacCATTCCCCTTTTATCCTaccttttttctaattcttaaTCTCTATTCTTTGTAATTAGCTAGCTAGTTAGTATGTCTATTctacatatctatctatctatctatctttctgtctatctatctatctatctatctatctatctatctatctgtacgtatctgtctgtctatctttctatctttattatctatacttttcgtttttatctaaCGCACCGCACCACTCGTCGGCACAACACCCCCCCGAGTTTGAGAAGACCGTCGATCGGCTGTCTGGTGGCGTCTACCGTAATATCGCGGTAAGGCGTTCGTCGGATCATCCAGGTTCGTTGGTCGATCCCGATTGCGATTAGTAGAGCATGTTCTcggcctatatatatatatatatatatatatatagagagatgaCGATAAAtgcgaaaatagaaaaaagggggtataccgaaaagaaaaagataaaggaaaaagagggaaagcgTTTGCGTTATAACGTGCTTTCGTTTATTCGCTCATTATCGCGGTTTCGTTACCAGCGGATTTGGATATGGCGAATGCTGTGAGGCAGAACCGGtttctaaaatttttttagattataCCTATATACCTGTATACGTCGAATTCGACGACGAATTCGAATTATACTGATCGGAATTGGGATATGCTAGTTGAGTGGGACTTGCTCGATACACGctcgaagaaaggagaaaaggaattcTCAGCCAGGAAGGTGACACTCGAATCTAAAAAAAGGTGCTACCACTACTACTCATACTACTATTCatactactacttcttctactactactgctactactactgctactacgaGAAAGTGGAAAAAAAGACGGTCGGGATCTTGGCGATCGATGAAACAAGCAAGTGAATGAGCGGAATGCAGGCTGCTTTATTGATTAGAAGGGAGAAGCAGCGGTTACGGGGGGGTAAGGTGGTGAACTTTAGAGATTTACCAACCAACTTGGCCACAAGGCTTATTCCGCCGCTACCACGATATCCCCCACGTTCGTATGTTTACGGGGTAAGTATCAGGTTCGCTTGCCAGCCACTTTATCAACGACGGTAAGATATTACAAAATCGACGAGGTATTTCTACCAACGGAAAGCGTTCGCCGATAGAACCCTTCTCGAATAACTCACGATACCGCCTACCTGCGATGATTAAGGTAGAAACTTTCTAACTCGGGGTTCCTGTGCGGCCAAAATTTATCAACgatgtcatttttatttgttccttctttttttttctctctctcttcgtttcttgttctttttttttctttttttttttttgtttgttttattcttttttcttttttcattcggcTGCGCTTccgtttttcgttttcttaatCGTTTCCGTTCGATCGTTAGCGTCCTCTTTCcccgttttctttttggtaGATCATGTGTGACGTTATTATCTACTCATGTGATCAATGTCGTCAAAAAACATAATtcgatacatatgtatatgtgtgtaaacAGGAATACAAATAATCTTGTTTGATAGCAAAGGATTAAGACTAGGATATAATCTTTGATCGAACGGTATTCATTTACCGACCTTATCCTTAGCCCCTATGTTTCATCcatgtttctcttttattattatgatgcaTTTAGGATAGAATAATTAACGTCGAAAAGTGAAATGATTGCAGTGTCAGGGAGCTGGAAAGGTAGCATGGCAGGGATGCAACAGATCATCCCCTCTTCCTTTATTCCCTAATTTACCACACGGCTGTCGCGGCGGCGATGGATACAAAACGAAACAATGCGAGGCTCATCGAAGGTGGATGAAGAGGAACAGGGTAACGCGTTTCGTTTGAAAGCTAATcctatttaatttcataaattaattcgatcgatataatctCGATTGGACAATGTAAAATGCATTGGAAAGTTAACTCGCGACAGTTAAGATATAATTGTGATAGTtaagataaaattgttttatcaCAGATACGAGATGCCAGTTATTGTTATGGCAGTAGCGgagaggacgacgacgacgacataaGCGGTAGCGTAAATCGTCGTAGAGCCGAAGTGAATGCAGCTGTGAACACCGTACTTTATGCCGGGCTTGGTGCCACGGCTCTTGGCCTAGTGATTTCGTTCGTTGGGACCGGTGAGAAAGGATTTCTCAGTCCCGAGCTGAAATTAATCGGACCATCGTTACTGTGCGCTGGCCTACTTTGCTGCCTATTTCGTGTACTGCTTTGTCTATGCCTGTGCCGCTGCGGCGAATGCCGTTGGTGCCTTTGTAAGCAGTCccgaaacaagaaagaaaaggaaaaacagaaGACGGAAACGCGTCCATCTGGTCCAATGCAGACAGCCTCGCTTCTTTCCCCAGTGCCACAGCAACCAGCCACACACTCGTCTTGCCAAGTGTCATCGTCGGCGAAGGGACATGAACTCTTACTCTCTCCTGCCCAATTACCtgaatgaaaatatgattTCAAACGTTTTCTACCGAATTCTACACGCCGATCTACTGCCGATTCTGtccaaagaagagaaaagaagagatacgaaaagaaagggaggaaggaaaaaagaagaagaagaagaagaagaagaaaaagacaaaataaaaaaagaaagataaagtagCATATCTCGACATTATTCGGCTTGAAACAAGTCTCAAGATATCATACAGGATAATTTTAGTTTAATGAAAGTTAGTGCTCACAGTGAGGATAATAAAAGATCGGCCACATTTTTTCTACCCCTCCGGTGTTTGATGAAGTAAAGGAACGTTTGTTGATAaatatcttaatttatttccttccatcgtatttctttataaagaacatttaaaatatttaatgtgctatttatttttcaaactttaatGCGTTAgattgatctttttctttcgtatgaAAACTTGTGTTCCATTGTCTTCTACAAaaggcaataaaaaaaattccattaATAACAGTTTAAAATGCACTGATCAAGAAAGTTGGAACTGCATCTGATCGGTAGATGAGTAGCTGTAGATAACAGGTGTATCGGAGGTAGTAGCATTGGAATCTGTTGCAATAGCAAACAATTGATCCTCATATATGGTACCCTGAGATTCTGCTTTCCCATTACCCGTTGTCGTTCCTGTCCCCGAAGGATTGTCCCCTTTGGTAGCTTCTCTGTACTTTTGTAGATAAACTTTCAATGGTTCTACATAATTATCGAAGCCAAGAGTTGTCATggcaaataatatatcttccCCATTTATGGTTTTACGTTTTTCCATGTGACATCGGTCACTGGCCTCGGACGTGATAAAGGATATAAACTCGGAAACGCATTCTTGAACGCATTCGCGCGCATCTTTAGCTATTTTTCCTGCTTCCGGTATAGCCCGTTTCATAATTTTAGCAACATTAGCTATTGGAAGAAAACGATCCTGCTCTCGTAGAGGACCACTACCGCTTCCACCTCCGCTGCTTTGTAAAGGATCTCCACCCCCGTGATTGGAATCATCTGTATTTTCTGGATCATccatataaaatgattaaaatgatGACAAAATTGTGCgaggaaattatttaattatgcaAAAGtcaattctatttttaattcgatcgtaAAATCTCTAACCCAAATGCaattcgttttattctttttaattatcgtccAACGATTATCTTActatatgttaaaaaatatcttattaaaatatttaaaatgtattcTGTCTTTATGAAACACTAACCTACCTACCTTCCAAGTCGTCCGACTGTACACCTATGTAGGAAGCCGAAACACCGCTTCCTCCTAAAAAGGTTGTAGGGCCTAAAGGTCCACCGTCATCGCCACTTTCACCACTATTTtccatattaaaataatactttccGTTTCTCTTAATTCAgacaatatatctttcttcccTTAACCTCTACGCGTACGACaattctgttattgttttcACTCTTTACCATGAACGTAGTAAAagttgagagagaaagttcgACAAACTTCACAGTATGGCAGTATATTTCGACGCATGCGCAGTAATGCCccaactttatttttataataattaatatacgttattattattattattattatcaattattatttatgtcaaTTTGTattacgttaattattatgaatatgtaTACGGTACGATgatggaaaagaaattttctatggTTTTCAAAAGTTGTCCTTGAATTCTCGACCAATCATGAAACGCGAAGCTATTGCTGCGTACGCGCCAAAATATTTCTCGTCTAATATCACGGCAGTGAAGGTATATATAAGTTGGCTAACGGCATATACGAACTATTACGGTGAATTATCTACAAATGCGGAGAGTGTTCCGTCTAATGCAtgttttacaatttataaCACGTGTTATTATGCCAATCGATCTATCAAGGAACATAACCGGCTATATCTATGAGCGACTATAATCCAAACATGGTGCCATCTATcagatttaaatattactccaCGTGAGAAACAAACGACTCCAATATGGCGAATGTGAGGGACAGTGATACGTCGTTGTGGCTTCATAACAAGCTTGGAACATCAAATGATAGTTGGACTGGTAGCTCAATCTGTTCTCAATTGAACGCTGAGGTTTTACGAAATATCAAAGATTGTTTTCCAGATCTACAGACACAAGTTAAGCTTAAATtacttctttcgttcttccaCATACCTAGGCGGAATGTTGAAGAGGTAAGTGTTCGTACTTTTCCCGCTATAACTAGtcatttttccttctatcatcgatatttatatGCTTTTTAATATTGCATTCGtctagaatattttttcgaattaataatatcataaaaattctctatattacgatattttagGCAGCCCGCCGcctatttgattttatttaggTATCTAATGTTTTTGAAATGTATAATATCTTATCTTCGTTTGCGCGGcatatcttaatatatattcacacaatcaaaaatacaaaataaatatcattaaatttatttgctTTGTTATTTGTGTAGTTCTCTGTATCTTTCGtaacaaattttaaagaaattaaatatatatatatacatatacacacacacacatacatacatatatatatatatatatatatatatatatatatatatatatatatatatatatatataatactataactTTTGTAGTGGCGCGTTGAGTTGGAAGAGATCATTGAAGTTGCATCACTGGACAGTGAGTTATGGGTTTCAATGCTATCCGAAGCGATGAAGACGTTTCCTTCTACAGGATCATTAAATACAGATATTACTGATTTAGATGAACATAGACCTATTTTTGGAGAATTAGTTAATGATCTacgaaaattattgaaaaagcaGAATGATCCTGCTATGCTTCCGTTGGAATGTCATTATTTGAATAAAACGGCATTGGTATCTGTGGTAGGTCAACAACCTGCAGCAGTGAAACACtttacattaaaaagaaagccAAAAAGTGCAGCTTTAAGAGCAGAACTGTTACAGAAGAGTAGAGATGCTGcgagtaatttaaaaaagagtaCAGCTCCCACTGTACCAGTACGAAGTAGAGGAATGCCAAGAAAAATGACAGACACAAGTAAGAGACTATATGGATTTAGTTACATGATAGAGATATTAGACACgagatattttatcattattattactattattattattattattattattattattattattattattattattattattatattacagcACCTCTTAAAGGTATTCCTAGCAGAGTTCCAACAAGTGGATTTCGTTCTCCTTCTCTTACAAGCTCTTCTATGTCCAATAGAACACCTATCAGTAGTAGAAGTCGTAAGGACGGTGGTATTAAATTATTGGATATTAATGAGCAACCTCTTGGATATGCTCAAgctaagaaaagaaagcgtATGATGGAGTTAGAAGAACAACAGAAAAAGGTTGCAGAAGCTCAAGCAGCAGCGGCAGCTGCAGCTTCAACAAATGCAACCACGGTAGAAACACCAGCAACACCGGAATATGCACAAGGATTAACATCAATTAATCCGCCTTCCACTCCAGTTGCACCGGTTTCCACCGTACAATCTTATGTGGCACCTACCACTCCAAGTGGAGTTACACCCGCGACTACATCGCAAACTCGTAAgaatttctactttttttaatctgatatattatttattacaattagcATAAAGACTAATTatcaaaatgattaattactaTTTAATCTTAATTGTTTAATACGTAGCTACTACACCGTCTACACCTACAGTGCCAAGTACCGTATTACCAGTAACAACGCCGACAGTTATATCCCCTATAGAAAGTACACCTGTAGGTGTACAGACCGTTAGGCCAGCGCAGACAGTAACGCAAATTCGTATACAAACAACTGCACAACCTGCTAACGCAGCAGCAAATACGAGAAAGGGATTATCTCTAACGGTAAATTTATAcctcaaaaagaaaatatatatatataagaaatatatataaataaaaatatatatatatatatatatatatatatatatgtatgtaagaaaTTCGTTGTATGACAATTTAACGTattgtatgtttatatttatagcgAGAACAAATGCTAGAAGCTCAAGAAATGTTTAGAACGGCTAATAAAGTGACCCGACCGGAGAAGGCATTGATCTTAGGATTTATGGCTGGTTCcagaggtatatatatatataatatattttgaatatataatatgaacttttgtaaagatcgatcgataaatatttatccttttttcttttttctttcttttccagaCAATCCTTGTCCTAAGTTGGGCAATATAGTAACGGTAATGCTTTCGGAGAATATAGAAGAGGTAACTCAGGCAGATGGTACGACAGTACCGATGTTAGTTGAGACGCACTTCCAAATGAATTATACAAACGGTGAATGgaagaggataaagaaaaatcggcGTATTGTTACGGACGAGTCTACCTCAGCGTCAGCTCCTACCCCTAATCCAACTGCTACAGCTtccaattaaaatgaataaaagaaaagaaaaataataaattatcgcgatttataataatgcaGAATTGAAGTACTCGCGCGTATGGCCATTTTGAGAACGACGCGCACACTTTGGCCATACCCATTTTTAAAGACTTTAGCTATATGCGATCAACATTTATGGTTTTGTGACGTATTCAAAACGTCAtgtcaattttataattacctTAACGCATACGTTAAGGCTATATCGCTAATGGTCGTAATCGAATTATAATAGACCATGGGATTTGTGAGTGcggatttaaaaatgaaaaaaagaaaaagaaaaaaaagacgaaacgaaataaacaaacaaacaaacaacaaataaggttttatattatatataaatcaaaggtataaatattataccttttttttcttttcgtccgtTTCTCTCGAAATCATAAGCGAAACGTTCTCGAAGCGAAACTGATGCAGGTACTAACAACACATCACTCGTTTTTTATACGGACGTTTCAGTTTCTaactcgtaaaaaaaaaaaaaaaaaaaaagaaaaaagagaaaacaaaaaaaagaaaaaatcgattattaagatttatttaGTCATCGTGTAATAACGAAACTAGTGATTGTCGTTCAGACTGCAGTatgtacattattattatatatttgcac includes:
- the LOC124431465 gene encoding uncharacterized protein LOC124431465, giving the protein MYAAAGGASIASRRKQKRLQLYKRGAEGGPGTARRIKTTLTNQTVIRTTTTTTTNKFAHQHQHQHQHHHHHHHHHHHHQHQHQHHHHHHQHVVQSPFAAQAPQSSQFHTGIDRQQRSRVEKCQQLAPVSPIQFPISPPPLSLESSGSVTCATNKPNSFPFPPPSILDLRISPTSTPELQCQGAGKVAWQGCNRSSPLPLFPNLPHGCRGGDGYKTKQCEAHRRWMKRNRIRDASYCYGSSGEDDDDDISGSVNRRRAEVNAAVNTVLYAGLGATALGLVISFVGTGEKGFLSPELKLIGPSLLCAGLLCCLFRVLLCLCLCRCGECRWCLCKQSRNKKEKEKQKTETRPSGPMQTASLLSPVPQQPATHSSCQVSSSAKGHELLLSPAQLPE
- the LOC124431484 gene encoding nuclear transcription factor Y subunit B-4 — encoded protein: MENSGESGDDGGPLGPTTFLGGSGVSASYIGVQSDDLEENTDDSNHGGGDPLQSSGGGSGSGPLREQDRFLPIANVAKIMKRAIPEAGKIAKDARECVQECVSEFISFITSEASDRCHMEKRKTINGEDILFAMTTLGFDNYVEPLKVYLQKYREATKGDNPSGTGTTTGNGKAESQGTIYEDQLFAIATDSNATTSDTPVIYSYSSTDQMQFQLS
- the LOC124425661 gene encoding negative elongation factor A-like isoform X1 gives rise to the protein MANVRDSDTSLWLHNKLGTSNDSWTGSSICSQLNAEVLRNIKDCFPDLQTQVKLKLLLSFFHIPRRNVEEWRVELEEIIEVASLDSELWVSMLSEAMKTFPSTGSLNTDITDLDEHRPIFGELVNDLRKLLKKQNDPAMLPLECHYLNKTALVSVVGQQPAAVKHFTLKRKPKSAALRAELLQKSRDAASNLKKSTAPTVPVRSRGMPRKMTDTTPLKGIPSRVPTSGFRSPSLTSSSMSNRTPISSRSRKDGGIKLLDINEQPLGYAQAKKRKRMMELEEQQKKVAEAQAAAAAAASTNATTVETPATPEYAQGLTSINPPSTPVAPVSTVQSYVAPTTPSGVTPATTSQTPTTPSTPTVPSTVLPVTTPTVISPIESTPVGVQTVRPAQTVTQIRIQTTAQPANAAANTRKGLSLTREQMLEAQEMFRTANKVTRPEKALILGFMAGSRDNPCPKLGNIVTVMLSENIEEVTQADGTTVPMLVETHFQMNYTNGEWKRIKKNRRIVTDESTSASAPTPNPTATASN
- the LOC124425661 gene encoding negative elongation factor A-like isoform X2 produces the protein MANVRDSDTSLWLHNKLGTSNDSWTGSSICSQLNAEVLRNIKDCFPDLQTQVKLKLLLSFFHIPRRNVEEWRVELEEIIEVASLDNEHRPIFGELVNDLRKLLKKQNDPAMLPLECHYLNKTALVSVVGQQPAAVKHFTLKRKPKSAALRAELLQKSRDAASNLKKSTAPTVPVRSRGMPRKMTDTTPLKGIPSRVPTSGFRSPSLTSSSMSNRTPISSRSRKDGGIKLLDINEQPLGYAQAKKRKRMMELEEQQKKVAEAQAAAAAAASTNATTVETPATPEYAQGLTSINPPSTPVAPVSTVQSYVAPTTPSGVTPATTSQTPTTPSTPTVPSTVLPVTTPTVISPIESTPVGVQTVRPAQTVTQIRIQTTAQPANAAANTRKGLSLTREQMLEAQEMFRTANKVTRPEKALILGFMAGSRDNPCPKLGNIVTVMLSENIEEVTQADGTTVPMLVETHFQMNYTNGEWKRIKKNRRIVTDESTSASAPTPNPTATASN